From the Streptococcus oralis ATCC 35037 genome, one window contains:
- a CDS encoding DUF2130 domain-containing protein, whose protein sequence is MNEIKCPNCGEVFTVNESQYAELLSQVRTVEFDKELHDRMKQELALAEQKAMNEQQSKLAQKDQEIAQLQSQIQNFDTEKELAKKEVEQTSHQALLAKDKEVQALENQLATLRLEHENQLQKTLSDLERERDQVKNQLLLQEKENELSLASVKQNYEAQLKAASEQVEFYKNFKAQQSTKAIGESLEQYAESEFNKVRSFAFPNAYFEKDNQLSARGSKGDFIFRDFDENGLEFISIMFEMKNEADGTEKKHRNSDFYKELDKDRREKNCEYAVLVTMLEADNDYFNTGIVDVSHEYEKMYVVRPQFFIQLIGLLRNAALNSLKYKQELALVREQNIDITHFEEDLDAFKLAFAKNYNSASTNFGKAIDEIDKAIKRMEEVKKFLTTSENQLRLANNKLEDVSVKKLTRKNPTMKAKFEALKGE, encoded by the coding sequence ATGAACGAAATCAAATGTCCCAACTGTGGGGAAGTCTTTACAGTAAATGAGAGCCAGTATGCCGAACTTTTATCCCAAGTGAGAACTGTTGAGTTTGATAAGGAATTGCACGATCGCATGAAGCAGGAGCTGGCCTTGGCTGAGCAAAAGGCCATGAATGAGCAACAGTCTAAACTGGCTCAGAAGGACCAAGAAATTGCGCAATTGCAGAGTCAAATCCAAAACTTTGATACAGAGAAAGAGTTAGCTAAGAAAGAAGTTGAGCAGACAAGTCACCAGGCCTTATTAGCAAAGGACAAGGAAGTACAGGCCTTGGAAAACCAATTGGCTACCTTGCGTTTGGAGCATGAAAATCAACTGCAAAAGACTCTCTCTGATTTAGAAAGAGAGCGTGATCAGGTTAAAAACCAGCTCCTCTTGCAGGAAAAGGAAAATGAGTTATCTTTGGCTTCTGTTAAGCAAAATTACGAAGCTCAGCTCAAGGCAGCCAGTGAACAGGTCGAGTTTTACAAGAATTTTAAAGCTCAACAATCCACAAAAGCTATCGGTGAAAGCCTGGAACAGTATGCAGAGAGTGAGTTTAACAAGGTTCGTAGTTTTGCCTTTCCAAATGCCTACTTTGAGAAGGATAACCAGCTCTCTGCGCGTGGATCTAAGGGGGACTTTATCTTCCGTGATTTTGATGAAAATGGTCTAGAATTCATTTCCATCATGTTTGAGATGAAAAACGAAGCGGATGGGACGGAGAAGAAGCACAGGAACTCGGATTTTTACAAGGAATTGGACAAGGATCGTCGGGAGAAGAACTGTGAGTATGCAGTTTTGGTGACCATGTTAGAAGCAGATAACGACTACTTTAACACAGGGATTGTTGATGTCAGCCACGAGTATGAAAAGATGTATGTGGTTCGTCCCCAGTTCTTTATCCAGTTGATTGGTCTCTTGCGAAATGCGGCGCTTAATTCCCTAAAATACAAACAAGAATTGGCCCTGGTTCGAGAGCAAAATATCGATATTACACATTTTGAGGAAGATTTGGATGCCTTTAAACTAGCCTTTGCCAAGAACTACAATTCAGCTTCAACTAACTTTGGTAAAGCAATCGATGAAATTGACAAGGCCATCAAACGGATGGAGGAAGTCAAAAAGTTCCTGACCACATCCGAAAACCAACTCCGCCTCGCTAATAACAAGTTGGAAGATGTTTCAGTAAAAAAATTGACCCGAAAAAATCCAACTATGAAAGCGAAATTTGAAGCGCTGAAGGGGGAGTGA